In Mycoplasma sp. OR1901, the genomic window ATATTTTCACTTATAATCAAATTCTAAATTTGCGTCTGTTTTAATTTCTTTAAGAATTAAATTTCCATAATTTTGATCCTCAGTAACTTGAGTAAGATTTCCAAAAGTATCTAAAAAATAAGCTCTAGAGTCACCGATATTAAAAACATATATTTTATTTTCACTTTTAATATATAAAGCACCTACTAAAGTTGTACCCATATTAGATTTGGAAGGATCTAATTTGGCAATATTATTAAATTCAATTTTAACCTTATTTATTGTTTCAATAAAAAACTTTTTAGTTTCAACTGAGTTAATATATTTAAAATAATTTATAAAGTTTGTTTTTAGTGTAGTTATAGTAACTGCTGACGCAATTTCTCCAAAGTCATGTCCGCCCATACCATCGCACAAAATAGCAAAAGTGAAGTATTCATTCTCGAATACTTCCACTTTATCTTCATTATTTTCTCGAACATTTCCTTTTTCACTAATTGAAAAATATTCTCTAATCAAGTTCTA contains:
- a CDS encoding PP2C family serine/threonine-protein phosphatase, which translates into the protein MIREYFSISEKGNVRENNEDKVEVFENEYFTFAILCDGMGGHDFGEIASAVTITTLKTNFINYFKYINSVETKKFFIETINKVKIEFNNIAKLDPSKSNMGTTLVGALYIKSENKIYVFNIGDSRAYFLDTFGNLTQVTEDQNYGNLILKEIKTDANLEFDYKWKYLTSSVGRNVSTTVQFFEFDANKVEIIKKIILTSDGLHDYVDKNDIESILKKYSDLKIISSKLLEKAKINESDDNMSLVLLDFEAENE